In the Mauremys mutica isolate MM-2020 ecotype Southern chromosome 13, ASM2049712v1, whole genome shotgun sequence genome, one interval contains:
- the LOC123348622 gene encoding olfactory receptor 10G6-like has product MECGNQSQLTHFILVGLPYPPALRVPLFLFFLLIYLLTLGGNLLILLAVARERRLHKPMYWFLCHLSFLDMTVSSVVVPKVVAGFMPGGEAISFHGCVAQLFFFHFLGCTECFLYTVMAYDRFLAICKPLRYSVIMDRRACLCLAAGTWLGGSLHSLIETAFTFRLPYGRDTQVGYIFCDIPAVLKLACRDTALNELVTFIDVGFVAMACFLLILMSYVYIVSSILRIHSVEGRHRAFSTCVAHITVVMTYYVPLVFIYLRPGSHHPVDRVVGVFYTTVTPLLNPLIYTLRNKEMKEALMRLRGGQS; this is encoded by the exons ATGGAGTGTGGGAACCAATCCCAGCTGACCCATTTCATCCTGGTGGGGCTCCCGTACCCCCCAGCACTGCGGGTGCCCTtgttcctcttcttcctcctcatctaCCTGTTGACGCTGGGCGGGAACCTGCTCATCCTGCTGGCGGTGGCCCGGGAGCGCCGGCTGCACAAGCCCATGTACTGGTTCCTCTGCCACTTGTCCTTCCTGGACATGACGGTCTCCTCGGTGGTGGTGCCCAAGGTGGTGGCCGGCTTCATGCCGGGTGGTGAGGCCATCTCCTTCCATGGCTGCGTGGCCCAGCTCTTCTTCTTCCACTTCCTGGGCTGCACCGAGTGCTTCCTCTACACGGTCATGGCCTACGACCGCTTCCTGGCCATCTGCAAGCCACTGCGCTACAGCGTCATTATGGACCGCAGAGCCTGCCTGTGCCTGGCAGCGGGGACCTGGCTAGGGGGCTCCCTGCACTCGCTGATAGAGACTGCATTCACCTTCCGCCTGCCCTATGGCCGGGACACCCAGGTAGGCTACATCTTCTGTGATATCCCGGCTGTGCTGAAGCTGGCCTGCAGGGACACGGCCCTCAACGAGCTGGTGACATTCATCGACGTGGGATTCGTAGCCATGGCCTGCTTCCTGCTGATCCTGATGTCCTATGTCTACATCGTCTCATCCATCCTGAGGATCCACTCTGTCGAGGGCAGGCATCGGGCCTTCTCCACCTGCGTGGCACATATCACAGTGGTGATGACCTACTACGTTCCCCTGGTCTTCATCTACCTGAGGCCGGGGTCCCATCACCCTGTGGACAGGGTGGTGGGTGTATTCTACACCACGGTGACCCCTCTCctcaaccccctcatctacacactgaggaacaaggagatgaaAGAAGCCCTGAtgaggct acggggcgggcaaagc
- the LOC123347760 gene encoding olfactory receptor 10G6-like, with protein MFLLVVGFLAQLFFFHFFFHFLGCTECFLYTVMAYDRFLAICKPLRYSVIMDRRACLCLAAGTWLGGSLHSLIETAFTFRLPYGRDTQVGYIFCDIPAVLKLACGDTALNELVTFIDMGFVAMACFLLILMSYVYIVSSILRIRSAEGRRRAFSTCVAHITMVVTYYVPLVFIYLRPGSHHPVDRVVGVFYSTVTPLLNPLIFTLRNKEMKEALMRLGGRKLPGPET; from the coding sequence ATGTTTTtgttggtggtgggttttttagcCCAGCTCTTCTTCTTCCACTTCTTCTTCCACTTCCTGGGCTGCACCGAGTGCTTCCTCTACACGGTCATGGCCTACGACCGCTTCCTGGCCATCTGCAAGCCACTGCGCTACAGCGTCATTATGGACCGCAGAGCCTGCCTGTGCCTGGCAGCGGGGACCTGGCTAGGGGGCTCCCTGCACTCGCTGATAGAGACTGCATTCACCTTCCGCCTGCCCTATGGCCGGGACACCCAGGTAGGCTACATCTTCTGTGATATCCCGGCTGTGCTGAAGCTGGCCTGCGGGGACACGGCCCTCAACGAGCTGGTGACATTCATCGACATGGGATTCGTGGCCATGGCCTGCTTCCTGCTGATCCTGATGTCCTATGTCTACATCGTCTCATCCATCCTGAGGATCCGCTCCGCCGAGGGCAGGCGTCGGGCCTTCTCCACCTGCGTGGCACATATCACCATGGTGGTGACTTACTACGTTCCCCTGGTCTTCATCTACCTGAGGCCGGGGTCCCATCACCCTGTGGACAGGGTGGTGGGTGTATTCTACAGCACGGTGACCCCTCTCCTCAACCCCCTCATCTTCAcactgaggaacaaggagatgaaAGAAGCCCTgatgaggctggggggcaggaaactgcCAGGGCCTGAGACATGA